CGTGGTCGGGCTGGAGGAATGGCTGAAGCGCATCCCCACTTTCCGTATCAAGGAAGGCACTGCGCCCATCACTTTCGGTGGGCATGTCTTCGGCATTGAAAATCTGATCCTCGACTGGTCCTGAGGAGGGACAAAGCCATGAAAATCATCGTGCACAATGACAAATGCCAAGGCCATGCGCGTTGCTGGGCGATGGCACCCCATATCTTCGAACTGGATGATGAGGGCTATATCAAGCCCGGCGACATCGACGTGGCGGAGGCGGATGAAAAGCTCGCCTGGAAGGGTGCGAAATCCTGCCCCGAACGCGCGCTTGAAATCGAGAAGTGAAGGGGAGGGGCGCTTGAACGGCGCCCCTTTTCCTTAGGTCCTGATCCAGACGCCCTTGGTCTGGAGATAGGCTTCGATATGTTCGGAGCCGCCCTCACGTCCGAAGCCGCTCATCTTATAGCCGCCAAAGGGCACGGACGGGTCCATTGCGAAATAATGGTTCACCCAGATCGAGCCGGCCCGGATGCGCTTCACGGCGGTCATGGCCTTGCCGATGTCCCTGGTCCACACGCCGCCCGCCAGGCCAAAACGCGTCGCATTGGCGCGACTGATGACCTCGTCGAAATCATCGAAGGGCATGATGCAGGAAACGGGGCCGAAAATCTCCTCCCGCGCGATCCGCATTTCATCTTTCACATCGGCGAAAATGGTTGGGGCGACCCAATGGCCCTTGTCCAGATCGCCGCCGGTGACGCGCTGCCCGCCTGTGACCAGCCGCGCGCCCTCCTGCGGGCCGAGTTCGAGATAGGAGGAGACACGGGCATATTGCTTGGCCGATACCAGCGGGCCGATCTGGGTTTCGGGGTCCAGGCTGGGTCCGATCTTCAATTGCTTCGCGAAAGCGGCGACGCGCTGGACCATCTCTTCATAAACAGGCCGTTCCACGAACAGCCTTGTGCCCGCCGCGCAGACCTGCCCCGAATTGTTGAACACGCCCATCGCGGCCGCAGGCGTCGCCATGTCGAGATCGGCATCGGCAAAGATGATATTGGGCGATTTGCCGCCTAGTTCCATCGTCACCTTCTTCACCGTGCCCGCCGAAGCGGCGATGATCCGCTGCCCGGTTTCGCAGGAGCCGGTGAAAGCGATCTTGTCGACATCGGGATGGGCCGAAAGCGCTCCCCCGGTTCCCCCGGCCCCGGTCACGACATTGACCACGCCCGGCGGCACGCCTGCCTCCAGGCAAAGTTCGCCGAAGCGCAATGGGCTGAGCGAGGCGTCCTCCGCAGGCTTCAGAACGACGGTGCAGCCGGTCGCCAGCACAGGTCCCACTTTCCACGCCGCGCTGAACAGCGGGCCATTCCATGGGATGATCGCTCCCACCACGCCCACCGGCTCGCGCAACGTGTAGGAGAGCAGGTCGACCGGGAAGCTGTTGGACAGCGTTTCTCCATGGATCGCCGTTGCCGCACCCGCAAAATGGCGCAGCGAGCGTTGCAGCATCCCGCGCAATCCCCGCGCCGCGGTGATCGGACGGCCCATTTCGATGCAATCGAGCAAAGCGAGGTCGTCGAACTCCGCATCCACCAGATCGGCCAGCTTCAGCAGCACGGCTTGACGGTCGGCAGGTTTGAAGCGGCTCCATGGCCCCTCAAAGGCTGCGCGAGCGGCGCGGACGGCGCGATCCACATCCTCCGCGCTTGCCAGCGCCAGTTCGGCCACCAACTCGCCGGTCGATGGGCTGAAGCTCTGGAACGTCCCGCCCGACAGGGCATCGACATGTTTGCCGTCGATCAGCAGCTTTTTGGGCTTGCCATCGATGAAGGCGGGGCGGTGGTTCTCGATCATGGAATCATCCTTCAGCCAAGGGCTTCATGAGCGCGCCGCATGGAGGCGCGCCCGAAAGCGAAAAGAAGCGCGGCGGGCAGCAGCACGCAGAACACGCTGATGACGAGCGACAGGCCGACTTTCATTTCGTCGCCCAGCAGTTTGTCGGTGACAAGGCCGATGAAGGCAGGCCCGCCCGCCATGGCGATCAGCCCCGACGCCAGCACATAGAGCGCCGACACGCGCCCGCGCAGATATTGCGGCGTCACGACCTGCACCGTCGCCGGTCCCATGCTGGATGTCGAAAGGATCAGCGCCATGAAACACCAATAACAGCCGACCGTCGCCCAGGGACTGCTCACCAGAAAGGCCGCGATGCCGAAGGGAGCGGCCGCCAGCACCGTCAACAGGCACCAGAAGAGATGCGCGTCGCGCTTTCCCCCGCGATAGAGCCGGTCCACCGTCCAGCCATGGACAGGGATCAGCGCCGCCGCCGCGATCTGGGCAAGGCCGATCACCGGGCCGATCCTTCCCGGCTCCCAGCCATGGACCCGCGCCAGATAAACCGGGGTCCAGAGCTGGAACCCGATGGTTGCGGCATAGGCCAGGCCGAAGCCGACGAAAGTCGCCAGATAAAGCGGCTTATACTGGCGCATATAGGCCCATGCCTCACCATAGCCTGCGCCCGCACTGAGCGTCTTGCGGCGGGGCGGCTCGCGAAAGACGAAGACGAGGAAAGCCAGCAGCAGACCGGGCGCGCCTGTCATGATGAACACTTGCTGCCAGGGCTGCAACAGGCCGAAGACCGGCCAGACGGCGGGACCTGCCTTCATTGCGGTGGCGACGATCGGGCCGCCGAACAGGAACACGATGCCCGCGCCCATGACCCCGCCCATGATGAAGACCGACATGGCGAGCGACACCTTATGCGGCGGAAAGCTGTCGCCGACGACCGAATAGCTGCCGGTGCCGAAGCCCGACTCGCCCGCACCGACTCCGGCCCGCGCCATGGCGAGCGCGGCAAAGCTGCCCGCGAGGCCGCAACTGGCCGTCGCGATGCTCCACACCGTTACCGACAGATAGAGCACGACTCGCCGGCTGAAGCGATCCAGCGCCATGCCCAGCGGAATGGCGCAGATGCAGAACAGAATGGCGAAGGCCGGTCCCTGCAAAAGGCTGATCTGAAGATCCGAAAGGCCGAGATCTTTTTTTATCGGCCCGACCATCAAGGCCATGATGTTTCGGTCGGTTAATGATAATATGTAC
This region of Sphingobium sp. EM0848 genomic DNA includes:
- a CDS encoding ferredoxin, which codes for MKIIVHNDKCQGHARCWAMAPHIFELDDEGYIKPGDIDVAEADEKLAWKGAKSCPERALEIEK
- a CDS encoding aldehyde dehydrogenase — its product is MIENHRPAFIDGKPKKLLIDGKHVDALSGGTFQSFSPSTGELVAELALASAEDVDRAVRAARAAFEGPWSRFKPADRQAVLLKLADLVDAEFDDLALLDCIEMGRPITAARGLRGMLQRSLRHFAGAATAIHGETLSNSFPVDLLSYTLREPVGVVGAIIPWNGPLFSAAWKVGPVLATGCTVVLKPAEDASLSPLRFGELCLEAGVPPGVVNVVTGAGGTGGALSAHPDVDKIAFTGSCETGQRIIAASAGTVKKVTMELGGKSPNIIFADADLDMATPAAAMGVFNNSGQVCAAGTRLFVERPVYEEMVQRVAAFAKQLKIGPSLDPETQIGPLVSAKQYARVSSYLELGPQEGARLVTGGQRVTGGDLDKGHWVAPTIFADVKDEMRIAREEIFGPVSCIMPFDDFDEVISRANATRFGLAGGVWTRDIGKAMTAVKRIRAGSIWVNHYFAMDPSVPFGGYKMSGFGREGGSEHIEAYLQTKGVWIRT
- a CDS encoding MFS transporter; translated protein: MSRASATMAPSSGSSGTHGDVQSDIATTPIPEQAAYPSPLMGWLTVAILFLLYILSLTDRNIMALMVGPIKKDLGLSDLQISLLQGPAFAILFCICAIPLGMALDRFSRRVVLYLSVTVWSIATASCGLAGSFAALAMARAGVGAGESGFGTGSYSVVGDSFPPHKVSLAMSVFIMGGVMGAGIVFLFGGPIVATAMKAGPAVWPVFGLLQPWQQVFIMTGAPGLLLAFLVFVFREPPRRKTLSAGAGYGEAWAYMRQYKPLYLATFVGFGLAYAATIGFQLWTPVYLARVHGWEPGRIGPVIGLAQIAAAALIPVHGWTVDRLYRGGKRDAHLFWCLLTVLAAAPFGIAAFLVSSPWATVGCYWCFMALILSTSSMGPATVQVVTPQYLRGRVSALYVLASGLIAMAGGPAFIGLVTDKLLGDEMKVGLSLVISVFCVLLPAALLFAFGRASMRRAHEALG